One genomic segment of Mus pahari chromosome 4, PAHARI_EIJ_v1.1, whole genome shotgun sequence includes these proteins:
- the Sars gene encoding serine--tRNA ligase, cytoplasmic isoform X1 — protein sequence MVLDLDLFRVDKGGDPALVRETQEKRFKDPGLVDQLVKADSEWRRCRFRADNLNKLKNLCSKTIGEKMKKKEAVGDDESVPEDVLNFDDLTADTLAALKVSQIKKVRLLIDEAIQKCDGERIKLEAERFENLREIGNLLHPSVPISNDEDADNKVERIWGDCTVRKKYSHVDLVVMVDGFEGEKGAVVAGSRGYFLKGPLVFLEQALIQFALRTLGSRGYTPIYTPFFMRKEVMQEVAQLSQFDEELYKVIGKGSEKSDDNSYDEKYLIATSEQPIAALHRDEWLRPEDLPIKYAGLSTCFRQEVGSHGRDTRGIFRVHQFEKIEQFVYSSPHDNKSWEMFDEMIATAEEFYQSLGIPYHIVNIVSGSLNHAASKKLDLEAWFPGSGAFRELVSCSNCTDYQARRLRIRYGQTKKMMDKKKNNLRFSTQNKLKTMSSLFSPKKVEFVHMLNATMCATTRTICAILENYQAEKGIVVPEKLREFMPPGLQELIPFVKPAPIDQEPSKKQKKQHEGSKKKAKEVTLESQLQDMEVTEA from the exons GCAGATTTCGGGCAGACAACTTGAACAAGCTGAAGAATTTATGCAGCAAAACTATTGGCGAGAAAATGAAG AAAAAAGAAGCAGTGGGAGATGACGAGTCTGTCCCAGAGGACGTGCTGAATTTTGATGACCTCACTGCAGACACATTAGCT GCCCTGAAAGTCTCACAGATTAAAAAAGTCCGACTCCTCATTGATGAAGCCATCCAGAAGTGTGATGGGGAACGGATAAAGCTGGAAGCAGAGCGATTTGAGAACCTCCGAGAGATTGGGAACCTTCTGCACCCCTCTGTGCCCATTAGTAACGATGAG GATGCAGACAACAAAGTAGAGCGCATTTGGGGAGATTGTACAGTCAGGAAGAAGTATTCCCACGTGGACCTGGTGGTGATGGTAGATGGCTTTGAAGGCGAAAAGGGAGCCGTGGTGGCTGGTAGTCGGGGGTACTTCCTGAAG GGGCCCCTGGTGTTCCTGGAGCAGGCGCTTATCCAGTTTGCACTGCGTACCTTGGGGAGTCGGGGCTACACTCCAATCTACACCCCCTTCTTCATGAGGAAAGAGGTCATGCAGGAAGTGGCCCAGCTTAGCCAGTTTGATGAAGAACTTTATAAG GTGATTGGCAAAGGCAGCGAAAAGTCAGATGACAACTCCTATGACGAGAAATACCTGATTGCCACCTCGGAGCAGCCCATCGCGGCTCTGCACCGGGACGAGTGGCTGCGGCCAGAGGATCTGCCCATCAAGTACGCTGGCCTCTCCACCTGCTTTCGTCAGGAAGTGGGCTCGCATGGCCGTGACACCCGTGGTATCTTCCGAGTCCATCAGTTTGAGAAG ATTGAGCAGTTCGTGTACTCATCGCCCCATGACAATAAGTCATGGGAGATGTTTGACGAGATGATCGCCACCGCAGAAGAATTCTACCAGTCTTTGGGGATCCCTTACCACATTGTGAATATTGTCTCAG GCTCCTTGAATCATGCTGCCAGTAAGAAGCTCGACCTGGAGGCCTGGTTCCCAGGCTCAGGTGCCTTCCGTGAATTGGTGTCCTGTTCTAATTGCACGGATTACCAGGCTCGCCGGCTCCGAATCCGATATGGGCAGACCAAGAAGATGATGGACAAG AAAAAGAATAATCTCCGTTTCTCTACACAGAACAAGTTGAAGACAATGTCTTCCCTCTTTTCGCCCAAAAAG GTGGAGTTTGTCCATATGCTTAATGCCACAATGTGTGCTACCACCCGGACCATCTGTGCCATCCTGGAAAACTACCAGGCAGAGAAGGGCATCGTGGTGCCAGAGAAATTGAGGGAGTTCATGCCGCCAG ggctCCAAGAACTGATCCCGTTTGTGAAGCCTGCACCCATTGACCAGGAGCCATCTAAGAAGCAGAAAAAGCAACATGAAGGcagcaaaaagaaagcaaaagaggtCACCCTGGAGAGCCAGCTGCAGGACATGGAGGTCACTGAGGCCTGA
- the Sars gene encoding serine--tRNA ligase, cytoplasmic isoform X2: MVLDLDLFRVDKGGDPALVRETQEKRFKDPGLVDQLVKADSEWRRCRFRADNLNKLKNLCSKTIGEKMKKKEAVGDDESVPEDVLNFDDLTADTLAALKVSQIKKVRLLIDEAIQKCDGERIKLEAERFENLREIGNLLHPSVPISNDEDADNKVERIWGDCTVRKKYSHVDLVVMVDGFEGEKGAVVAGSRGYFLKGPLVFLEQALIQFALRTLGSRGYTPIYTPFFMRKEVMQEVAQLSQFDEELYKVIGKGSEKSDDNSYDEKYLIATSEQPIAALHRDEWLRPEDLPIKYAGLSTCFRQEVGSHGRDTRGIFRVHQFEKIEQFVYSSPHDNKSWEMFDEMIATAEEFYQSLGIPYHIVNIVSGSLNHAASKKLDLEAWFPGSGAFRELVSCSNCTDYQARRLRIRYGQTKKMMDKVEFVHMLNATMCATTRTICAILENYQAEKGIVVPEKLREFMPPGLQELIPFVKPAPIDQEPSKKQKKQHEGSKKKAKEVTLESQLQDMEVTEA, translated from the exons GCAGATTTCGGGCAGACAACTTGAACAAGCTGAAGAATTTATGCAGCAAAACTATTGGCGAGAAAATGAAG AAAAAAGAAGCAGTGGGAGATGACGAGTCTGTCCCAGAGGACGTGCTGAATTTTGATGACCTCACTGCAGACACATTAGCT GCCCTGAAAGTCTCACAGATTAAAAAAGTCCGACTCCTCATTGATGAAGCCATCCAGAAGTGTGATGGGGAACGGATAAAGCTGGAAGCAGAGCGATTTGAGAACCTCCGAGAGATTGGGAACCTTCTGCACCCCTCTGTGCCCATTAGTAACGATGAG GATGCAGACAACAAAGTAGAGCGCATTTGGGGAGATTGTACAGTCAGGAAGAAGTATTCCCACGTGGACCTGGTGGTGATGGTAGATGGCTTTGAAGGCGAAAAGGGAGCCGTGGTGGCTGGTAGTCGGGGGTACTTCCTGAAG GGGCCCCTGGTGTTCCTGGAGCAGGCGCTTATCCAGTTTGCACTGCGTACCTTGGGGAGTCGGGGCTACACTCCAATCTACACCCCCTTCTTCATGAGGAAAGAGGTCATGCAGGAAGTGGCCCAGCTTAGCCAGTTTGATGAAGAACTTTATAAG GTGATTGGCAAAGGCAGCGAAAAGTCAGATGACAACTCCTATGACGAGAAATACCTGATTGCCACCTCGGAGCAGCCCATCGCGGCTCTGCACCGGGACGAGTGGCTGCGGCCAGAGGATCTGCCCATCAAGTACGCTGGCCTCTCCACCTGCTTTCGTCAGGAAGTGGGCTCGCATGGCCGTGACACCCGTGGTATCTTCCGAGTCCATCAGTTTGAGAAG ATTGAGCAGTTCGTGTACTCATCGCCCCATGACAATAAGTCATGGGAGATGTTTGACGAGATGATCGCCACCGCAGAAGAATTCTACCAGTCTTTGGGGATCCCTTACCACATTGTGAATATTGTCTCAG GCTCCTTGAATCATGCTGCCAGTAAGAAGCTCGACCTGGAGGCCTGGTTCCCAGGCTCAGGTGCCTTCCGTGAATTGGTGTCCTGTTCTAATTGCACGGATTACCAGGCTCGCCGGCTCCGAATCCGATATGGGCAGACCAAGAAGATGATGGACAAG GTGGAGTTTGTCCATATGCTTAATGCCACAATGTGTGCTACCACCCGGACCATCTGTGCCATCCTGGAAAACTACCAGGCAGAGAAGGGCATCGTGGTGCCAGAGAAATTGAGGGAGTTCATGCCGCCAG ggctCCAAGAACTGATCCCGTTTGTGAAGCCTGCACCCATTGACCAGGAGCCATCTAAGAAGCAGAAAAAGCAACATGAAGGcagcaaaaagaaagcaaaagaggtCACCCTGGAGAGCCAGCTGCAGGACATGGAGGTCACTGAGGCCTGA